The following proteins are co-located in the Silene latifolia isolate original U9 population chromosome 1, ASM4854445v1, whole genome shotgun sequence genome:
- the LOC141655883 gene encoding uncharacterized protein LOC141655883, with amino-acid sequence MSMRMIQVMMRALLAVIVDEDAWEQKAKRRESIDSTNKGKSHHPCLQFSSQEFDSDLEQILEQEEDEIEEPELERSEELLPSPPMVQITQEDVAGEISYWSTSVYCYVLGANPPSSVLTGFVKRVWQGQGVDKISFMPNGVFLVRFKSKEQQQFVLNNGHLLFDNKPVIVNEWRPKIELIKHEVKIVPIWMKIHGLDVKFWGQESLKKISGVVGKFVNSDDATTHRNFLGFARLLVEVEIGQQFPSEINFLDEHGKTHTVKVVYDWLPVSCTGCKGMGHVVKDCRKGTEKMKVRKVWKPKVGGNKVNPPQQVRPAPKVPEKRVVPVVTVTPVAPREVMTLVIVQKTPIVESSIPRRFITKLMRNDKGEKRSFPPGSVTVMEALSASLQRSRLGISGLVERGETSKSKDNGNTICQDWAICTNTSLHKGGRIWLIWDPKVYEVDVFDVTIQCIHSKVVDKARKTVFWFTVVYGLNQLNERDDLWNSLRRYHGRVDGPWLVGGDFNSVMASDERIGGAPVTSAEIRPMFQTVQDCNLVDLSAQGAFYTWSNKHEKETRVYSRIDRVLVNEDWIDLFPESYVHFMPEGTFDHCPCVIVTDGWHKEVQGNPMFRVVSKLKGLKIGLKNLNREQFSDIEKLTDVAEIALKHFQETLILDPLNDQLIQNERACAQEVIELRKARTQFLSQKAKCEWSKMGDENTSYFHARIKRRRARNRVFQVKDMKNNMCSTPESIQKAFEEYYKSLLGTSKKVREVNKRIVAFGNCVSDEHCNLLLAPITTEEVKQAMFDIPGDKAPGPNGYNSHFFKENWEIVGSDIVAAVKGAFNSGKLLKQVNNTIITLIPKVEMPETVLQFRPIACCNTVYKCLSKVICNRLGKVLPDIISPSQSAFIKGRDIVGNILICQDLIKLYKRKSCSPRLLMKIDLQKAYDSIEWTFVRDMLMCLGFPERFSRLVMECVMTPNYTLSLNGENFGFFSGMRGLRQGDPLSPLLFTICLEYFSRVVGVIQRHARFKFHPLCNRVQLTHLCFADDLILFCRGDKDSSELLLRAFNYFSKSSGLTMNKGKSNFYYNGVDDSVILHLENEFGMRRGTVPFKYLGVNVSPKRLSIMDCDCLVEKIVEKIRGFGARKLSYAGRMVLIKAVLSNLHSYWARIFILPKTIIKKIEGVCRNYLWHGTENKENPALVSWDQICHKKKHGGMGLRDLHLWNVAAIGKYVWWVAMKADHLWVRWVHAIYIKSNSWEDYQHAIGSSWAWKKICQVKNIYKTKLFSSNTVEHYSIKEGYEWLRPARPIVSWYPWILNRWIVPKHSFMVWLVAQQRLLTQDRLIKMNIITVNCCFLCGDAEESHSHLFFDCYYSRSCLQLISDWCLLQLPVTECIHWWVKWRTPELSRKKIIAMILASILAHIWFSRNKCRIEGCVIRPTVLCRMIKMEVQHRFTNCVIQSQNRRVLDWVHYLQSA; translated from the exons GAAAAGAGTATGGCAAGGTCAGGGAGTTGACAAGATTTCCTTTATGCCTAATGGTGTGTTCTTAGTCCGGTTTAAGTCTAAGGAACAACAACAGTTTGTTTTGAATAACGGTCATTTGTTATTCGACAATAAACCTGTTATTGTGAATGAATGGCGTCCTAAGATTGAATTAATCAAACATGAGGTCAAAATTGTTCCAATTTGGATGAAAATTCATGGATTAGATGTGAAGTTTTGGGGTCAGGAAAGCCTTAAGAAAATTTCTGGAGTTGTTGGTAAGTTTGTGAACAGTGATGATGCTACAACTCATAGGAACTTTCTGGGTTTTGCACGGCTTTTAGTGGAAGTGGAAATAGGACAGCAGTTTCCTTCTGAGATTAATTTCCTGGATGAACATGGGAAAACTCATACTGTTAAGGTGGTATATGACTGGTTGCCTGTGTCATGTACTGGGTGTAAAGGTATGGGTCATGTGGTTAAGGATTGCAGGAAGGGGACTGAGAAAATGAAAGTTAGAAAGGTCTGGAAGCCTAAGGTTGGGGGTAACAAAGTTAATCCTCCACAGCAGGTCAGACCTGCTCCCAAAGTGCCAGAAAAGAGAGTTGTCCCAGTGGTCACGGTTACTCCAGTGGCCCCTAGGGAAGTAATGACTCTAGTTATAGTGCAGAAAACGCCTATAGTGGAGAGTTCTATTCCTAGAAGGTTTATCACCAAACTGATGAGAAATGATAAAGGTGAAAAGAGGAGTTTCCCTCCTGGGAGTGTCACTGTTATGGAGGCTCTATCTGCTTCACTGCAGAGGTCTAGGCTTGGTATCTCTGGGCTAGTTGAGAGAGGTGAGACTAGCAAATCAAAGGACAATG GGAATACTATTTGTCAGGATTGGGCTATATGTACTAACACTAGCCTTCATAAGGGAGGAAGGATATGGCTCATATGGGATCCTAAGGTGTATGAGGTAGATGTGTTTGATGTGACAATTCAGTGCATCCACTCTAAAGTGGTGGATAAGGCTAGAAAAACTGTGTTCTGGTTTACTGTGGTTTATGGGTTAAATCAGCTCAATGAGAGGGATGACCTATGGAATAGTTTGAGAAGGTACCATGGAAGAGTTGATGGTCCTTGGCTTGTAGGGGGAGATTTTAACTCTGTCATGGCAAGTGATGAAAGGATTGGGGGTGCTCCTGTGACCAGTGCTGAGATTAGACCTATGTTCCAGACTGTTCAGGACTGTAATTTAGTTGATCTTAGTGCTCAGGGAGCTTTCTATACATGGTCTAACAAACATGAGAAAGAAACCAGAGTTTATAGCAGAATTGATAGAGTTTTAGTTAATGAAGATTGGATTGATCTTTTTCCTGAGAGTTATGTGCACTTCATGCCTGAAGGGACTTTTGATCACTGTCCATGTGTG ATAGTGACTGATGGATGGCACAAGGAAGTACAAGGGAATCCTATGTTCAGGGTGGTGTCAAAATTGAAGGGGTTGAAAATTGGTTTGAAGAACTTAAATAGAGAACAGTTCAGTGACATTGAGAAGCTGACTGACGTAGCTGAAATTGCTTTAAAACATTTCCAGGAGACATTGATCTTGGACCCTTTAAATGACCAGCTTATTCAGAATGAGAGGGCCTGTGCCCAAGAGGTGATTGAATTGAGGAAAGCTAGAACTCAGTTTTTGAGTCAGAAAGCTAAATGTGAATGGAGTAAAATGGGGGATGAAAATACCTCTTATTTTCATGCTCGTATTAAAAGAAGAAGAGCTAGAAATAGAGTGTTCCAGGTGAAGGATATGAAGAATAATATGTGTTCCACTCCTGAGAGTATCCAAAAAGCCTTTGAAGAGTATTACAAATCTCTGTTGGGGACTTCTAAGAAGGTAAGGGAGGTTAACAAGAGAATTGTAGCTTTTGGGAATTGTGTTTCTGATGAGCATTGCAATTTATTGCTGGCTCCTATTACCACTGAGGAGGTCAAACAAGCCATGTTTGATATACCAGGAGACAAAGCTCCTGGTCCTAATGGTTATAATAGTCATTTCTTCAAAGAGAATTGGGAAATAGTAGGCTCTGACATTGTGGCAGCAGTTAAAGGAGCTTTTAACTCTGGAAAATTATTGAAGCAGGTAAATAACACAATCATTACCCTCATTCCCAAAGTTGAGATGCCTGAGACAGTGTTGCAATTTAGACCCATTGCTTGTTGCAACACTGTCTATAAATGCTTATCAAAAGTTATTTGCAATAGACTAGGGAAGGTCCTCCCTGATATTATCAGTCCTTCCCAAAGTGCCTTTATCAAGGGGAGAGATATTGTGGGTAACATCTTAATTTGTCAAGATCTCATTAAACTTTATAAAAGAAAGAGTTGCTCTCCTAGGCTGTTGATGAAGATAGACTTACAGAAAGCCTATGACTCCATTGAGTGGACGTTTGTTAGAGACATGTTGATGTGCCTTGGCTTCCCTGAGAGATTTTCAAGGCTTGTGATGGAGTGTGTCATGACCCCAAATTACACTTTATCTCTGAATGGGGAAAACTTTGGGTTCTTTTCTGGTATGAGAGGGCTTAGACAGGGAGACCCCCTCTCTCCGCTCCTTTTCACTATATGCTTAGAGTATTTCAGTAGAGTGGTGGGAGTGATTCAGAGGCATGCTAGGTTCAAGTTCCATCCATTATGCAACAGGGTCCAGCTTACACACCTGTGTTTTGCTGATGACCTCATCCTGTTTTGTAGAGGAGACAAGGATTCCAGTGAGCTGCTGTTGAGAGCTTTCAATTACTTCTCTAAATCTTCCGGTCTAACCATGAATAAGGGTAAatcaaacttttattataatggGGTGGATGATTCTGTGATCCTTCATCTGGAAAATGAGTTTGGAATGAGGAGAGGGACAGTACCTTTTAAGTATTTGGGGGTTAATGTGTCCCCCAAGAGACTATCTATCATGGACTGTGATTGTTTGGTTGAAAAGATTGTGGAGAAAATCAGAGGTTTTGGAGCTAGGAAACTTTCATATGCTGGTAGGATGGTGTTGATTAAAGCTGTTTTAAGTAATCTCCATAGTTATTGGGCTAGAATTTTCATTCTCCCCAAAACTATCATTAAGAAAATTGAAGGGGTGTGTAGGAATTACCTATGGCATGGAACTGAGAACAAGGAAAACCCTGCTCTGGTATCTTGGGACCAGATTTGCCATAAGAAGAAGCATGGGGGTATGGGGCTTAGGGACCTTCATCTGTGGAATGTAGCTGCCATAGGTAAATATGTGTGGTGGGTAGCCATGAAGGCTGATCACTTGTGGGTAAGATGGGTTCATGCCATTTACATTAAATCAAATTCTTGGGAAGATTATCAACATGCAATTGGATCTAGCTGGGCATGGAAAAAAATTTGCCAAGTAAAAAATATTTATAAGACTAAGTTATTCTCTTCCAACACAGTGGAGCATTATTCAATCAAAGAGGGGTATGAGTGGCTTAGACCTGCGCGGCCTATAGTCAGCTGGTATCCATGGATTCTTAATAGATGGATTGTGCCAAAGCATAGTTTCATGGTGTGGCTTGTTGCTCAGCAGAGACTCTTAACTCAGGATAGGCTTATCAAGATGAACATTATAACTGTTAATTGTTGTTTCTTGTGTGGTGATGCAGAGGAGAGTCACAGTCACTTGTTCTTTGACTGTTATTATAGCAGAAGCTGCCTTCAATTAATTTCTGATTGGTGCTTACTTCAATTACCTGTCACTGAATGTATTCACTGGTGGGTAAAGTGGAGGACGCCTGAACTTAGCAGGAAGAAGATCATAGCTATGATTTTAGCAAGCATTCTAGCTCATATATGGTTCAGCAGGAATAAGTGCAGGATAGAAGGGTGTGTTATCAGGCCTACAGTCCTTTGTAGGATGATCAAAATGGAGGTGCAGCATAGATTTACCAATTGTGTAATTCAGTCTCAGAATAGACGAGTCTTAGACTGGGTGCATTACCTGCAGTCTGCCTAG